The following nucleotide sequence is from Coffea eugenioides isolate CCC68of chromosome 10, Ceug_1.0, whole genome shotgun sequence.
catatatatacatttgAACCTGTTTTGGGAGTTCTTCTACCATTCTTGCAGACAATAATGTTGAGAAGTCTCTGAAAAGCGGTGCTAAGAGAAATGCAATGCCCTATGTGGGAGAACCTCCACGCCAGTAGCCCCACTTGCTAATTCCACATTCTGAAAGGAATCTCTCATAATCACGCTCAAGCTCACTGTAATCCTGACTAAGATCTTTGGTATTGACCTGATCTTCATCCTCTGATGTGTACTGCAAAACAGCTCCAGTTTTCTCAGTAGGTTGAAGATCAAGGTACGTTCAAAGTGCATGTTTCAAAGCCAGAAAACTTTCAAGAAAAGGAATACTTTTGGTCCCTTAGAGCTCAGGTCTTGAACCCAAAATTGTATAATGTACGTTCAATCTATGCTTTTGACTTTTTATGCCATCGCAGTTTTCCAACTTTTTCTATGCTATCACAGTCTTATAGAGATGGTAACATCATTTACAGGAAAACCTGCTAGTTAATTGATGTTGATCCCACATTTATATACCAGAAATGGACTATTCCAAATACATGCAAGCGAATGAACATGACAGCTGCAGAGTACAGTGTCATGAGCACCTGCATGAGTAGCTTGAGAATCTGGCAATAAAATCAGCTTGTGAATCTGTACAAATACCTTATAGTAATTCTTTTTCCAGTCAAAAATTGTAAATACGAAGCTCTAACTCCAGGAATCACATAGGTAAATTTCATCCAGAAGGGATGTTTTTCTATCCATTACTACTAACCAGTCAACTCATTACACAGAGGCTAGAAAAAAGTGATGCACCCAGTCTAAAGTGAACTCCATCTATGCGAAAATTCATCTTCCTGTCAACTACGAGATGCTTATATCACAAGTAAGGAGCCATGAACAGAAAACCAGAGTATGCTGAAGAATCAATTGCAGGAAAGTACAAGATTCGACATCATAAGTTCTACTCAATCAGGTACTTACATCATAGTCGGGTCTTGTGCCAGTATCCAGTGCATCTGGATCCTTCAAATCCTGAAGAGCAAATTTCCACCTGATCCTTTTAGATCCACGGTGATGCTCTTCTGATTCATTTACATTATGTTTCATATCTCCAGCAACTCTATTGCATAAGGCACCAATTATGCATCTGATGCAAAAGGCTATCAGGGGAACCAGAACTAGAAAATAACCAGTGGTTTTAGCCTGATAATAAAATCGACAAGTCTGTTGAGCTCGTTACTAAATTTTGGTACAATGTGCACATTGATCAGCTAAATATGACCAATCAACAAAGTAATCGAAAAGGAAGTATAGTTCCAATAAGCAATGCTCAGATAAGAGAAATGGCACACAGTTTGGCAAAGTAACTGGCACGCTAGAAGAAGTGCTCACATAGGATAAATTATGAACGGACAAGAAACTGAACATTTTCTGGTTCAAGCAGCTACGATACAATTCCAGTCTTGGAGCTCTTCCATCAAGAGAAGAGTCAGATGATAGGGCTCGCTCACTCTTTTGCTGCCAACAAAAAGAACATACTTGTCGTGAAGGAAGTCAGCTTTAAAACGTCAGTAAACACCAGGAATGCAAGTATTATATGGCAGCTAGACTAAGTAACATCAgcagaactttttttttttttttttgaagtactCACTTCTGTTTTTTGCTTTGTTGTTCCAATTTGCTCAACAATTATATGTACGAGAATAAGACGTGATCTAACATTTGAATTCTAGAAATAATATCAGACTTGCCTTCTGACCAACTTAGCCTAGCATTAAAGCCTTTGGTGATCCACACAAAAAGCTATAAATCCAATTGAAATGTTATTTAACTACTGTCCAGAACTTTTTTTCTACCTTCATAAAACTAAATCCCTTTTGGGTAGCAATATtcaatgaaataatttaatACCAGTGATCACTTcatgatagaaaaataaaggaattcTAAGCTCAAGGTCAGGACCCAGGTTGGTAGTTGCAATAATCAGACTCATTAAAACCAACCATGAAGAGACAACACGTAATCGAAAGGATAGTGGACTTAAAACCATTTACCATTTGCAAAGGTACTGCAGTGGATAAGGGAATGTTCAGATGTTGGCCCTCAAAAACAAGGTCAACATCAACAATGTCCTTATTAGCAGCAGCAATTTCATAAATGGCTACCCCATATAGCTTTGAAATGGAAGTCAAAGTTTCACCTCTGCAAATTTAAACCAACAAAATTCCCAAGGTACTTCAGCACGCAATATCAATAAAAAAGATCCCATCTTTATTCCAAAAAGCTCAAAAGTTCGCAAATTAAAAACACGCACACACACAGACACACAAACGCATGCAGGTTTAAGCATTTTCTTACTCTTTGACCACATGTTTAAGCATTGAGTGCCGACCCTTTGAAGACATCCCCCGTATTTGACACCTCCATCTCTGAAAATGACAAAAACCCAGAAATTGTTTTACCCCTGTATCTGACATTTTTTTCATGAAATTACAATCACAACAAACAGAAAAGGAcacgaagaagaagaaaggaatatTACCTGAGCATGCAAATGAAAGTTCTTGTGATTAGAAACTTTTCTGCTAACTTTTACTAACACAGAAGATCTTATTACTACTAAGGTTCTTGGAAGAGATGATTGGCTCAACTTAAATTCCATTGACCATTAATCATAATTTTTCTGGTTGATGATTAATATACCATGCACCATGGAGTATGGACAATTTCTTGCTCCTGGATAAGAAAAGGCACGATTCTGAGTTTGCCATAGGTGGCATTTATTCTTGTGGGTCCAACTGGCCTTAAACTGTACAAACCAGTGTACTTGGCCCACCAAAAGGAGGACTGCACAAAAAGATACCaacaactcttttttttttttaatttaattaagGTTAAAATTGAATATATTGTTAAACGGGTTAATTCGGAACTAccgaaaaacaaaaaagggatAATCGAATTGGATTCTCAATTGGTTCGGTGAAAGGACTCTCATAAATATGTATACCTGTAAAATAATGTGAAATGAACAATGTATCATGATCTTGAATGTTAACattaatttttggtgatttaagTGGAACTGACAATTTATTCACATAGTCCTTTTAACGTATAAGAACTTAAAAAGAGGTTCTAAAATATCGTTTctcattcaaattttagttaGCTTAATGCTTCTttatatttactttttttttatataggaAAGAAGTTTGAATAGGTTCGACTTTGATCATCATTACAGGTCAGGACATGCCTTCGATACTATAGGTCGCTTACAGAAATTCTTACAAATTACCTATTAATACAATTCTTACATCGACAGCGAGATTTGAATACATGACCTTTATATTTACTTATAGCTTCCAAAGATTAACACAAAAGGTTGCAAATGGACATTTGTCTCGTAGAACCGATCCAACAGTGACTAATTGTGAATGCCTAAGACAAACACGATCTTGCAAAATCAACCTGTTACACGAAGCTTACTGTTGTTATTCATGTTATGATGTATATTATAACAAGGTTATCCAAACAATGcatattaaaaagaaaaaaggaaaacaagaaaccTTGTTACAATAGTTTAAGATTGTTTACTTTGGTGGAGGAGGAGGCTTTTGCACAAAACATGCAACATTGGCATCGGCTTTCAGGAGGTTTAGCCTGATCACATGAACATATTCTAGGGGATCTGGATGGAAACTGATCTCGGATTCCCATCATCTCCATATTTAACATAGTGTTGATATTTGAAGGGTAAGCTAACGAGGCAACGAACTGGAATacgggaaaaagaaaaaaaaattccaagcCATTGAAAGAAACATATATAGATCCTTGGCAAGAGCTGACCAATGTCATCAACAGCTGAAGAAGGGGTAAAGAGACTTGGCAAGAGTGCCATTGAACGAAGGGGAAAGCACAAAAGAGCCcttcatttttgttgttttgggTATTCCTTAGGCTCTGATTTGCTCCATCGCGCTTTTAATTGGGTGCTTTCTACGAATGTTAAAACTAAGGAGAAATACCAAGTTAGCAATATATAGCTTTTGGGGGATAGAAAATCAAAGCCTACTGATTAATTATGGTAAAGCCTTTGCTAGGACTTCAAAATTGTACTCGAGTTGATCTATGTAGGAGTAAATGCCACCGTATAAGTATATTTGATTTGATGattttggataaaaaaaaatagtgaagAGAATATTTTGCCTCAGAAAGCTTTCTCGAAAATTATATGTTGGAACCTTATGCAGTTGATGCCTGTCGGAATCTTGAAAATTCTATGGCGGCTTCGAACATAGGATATCTATTAACATATGGGGCTCATATATCCAAGAACTTTCAACCCATAATCCAAGTCATGACTTAAAGTTAGAATGCTATGCTTTATCACATCTAAATTGGTGGCATTAGCCGCTGGTTAATAACCTTTCAAGCAACAGTACAGATAAAAGAGTCAAGAACTAGTAGTGGTCTATCATCAACAAGGCCTGGAAGTCTTTATTTCTAATACTCAAAAATCTTCTTTACAGCAGACTAGACTGGATTTGGAAATTGATATGCCAATATCTTGATATGTGTTAAGTCTACACTAACTGTTGCAGGAAAAGAAGGATCTACTCGTTGCAGTAAGTATTGCAGGAATAGAAGAAGCCCATTCGTTATAGGAGGATCAAGGAGGATTTGAAACGCAATGAATGTACCTACAAGCCCATTCGCTATAGGTCCCAGGCAAAATGATACATGCGAACAAAGAGGCACCAGCAAGTGCCAATTAATGAATTAAACATCTGCAGCAACCAACAACAGCACCAGTTGGAACCATGTCTCGTACAGATACTGCTACCAATCAATTAAAGTGACCAAGGAAAAATGAATATGAAACCTATTTCAGTGAGATGTCATAACAAGCATATAAAAGATATTTAAGCAAATGAATAGGATAACATGAAGGCAAAATTGATTTTAATCAGGATATCGTCCTTTACCAACTGATATTACAACACATACGAACTAATATATATGGCGATACTAGACTGCCGCGCCACTGGTTACTCAATTACCAACTGATCTCAAGACAGTGGGAAGCGGGCGACCCCAAAGAAATAATTACACGTCATGATACTCAATCATACACGAAAACAAAAAGTCGCAGGACAGACCCTGATATCTAAACCCATAGTTGCAATAGCAAAAATTGACATGGGAATGGCAGATATATTCAGCAGCAGGACAGAGGTTACAAGCCAAAAGATGACCTGTTCTGAAAAACTCTGGAAGGTGCAGCAGCAGAAACTAGCATCACCAATTACCATATTGACCTATATAACGATGGTTCATGAAACATCACTCAGCAAACTAGTGATAAACACTCCGAGAATGCTTCCCAATCAAAGGTGACCTCTGatgattttcttttgcttttgcaaAAGACATTAAAAACTTGTATTACAATTCCTCCTTAGTTAAAGCTGCCAAACAACATTTAAAAAGATTTAACACTCACGGTGTATAAGAGGAACTAAAATACCTATTCAACTACAACAGTAGACGATGCAGATTGCATATTTTGATGGCTTCCTGCTTTCTTCTCACTGTCAAAGTAGTCCTGAAGTGCTGACATCTCAATCTTGTTGCATTTCAAGCTTTTAATAGCTTCAGCAGTAGCCAAAGCCCCAGCAACAGTCGTAATTGTAGGAATCTTGTAAGCAAGGGCCATTCTCCTCAACTTCCGGCCGTCTATCTGGTCAAGATCATCACTAGAACTTGTGATGACAATCAACTGTATTTGCCCGTTGGCAATCATATCACCAGCATGTGGTCGTCCTTCGTGCATCTTAAGGACCCGCTCCACTGGGATCCCTTCTAACTCAAGAACATGTGCTGTTCCAGAAGTTGCAACAATATTGAACCCAAGAGCCAAAAAGGCCTGGGCAATTGTGGGAATTTGTGGCTTTGTTAAGTCATTTAAACTCAGGAACAAAGTGCCAGAAAGTGGAAGCTTTTGCCCAGCAGCTATTTGTGCCTTTGCAAAAGCAATTGAAGACTCGAAATAGATGCCCATTACCTCTCCAGTACTACGCATTTCAGGACCCAGAAGCACATCACACCCTTGAAATTTCTCAAATGGAAGGACCACTTCTTTAACAGATACATGTCTCGGTATAACCTCTCTTGTGAATTGCAATTCATGAAGGGACTTCCCAGACATGACAAGAGAAGCATATTTAGCTAGGGGATGCCCAATTGCCTTAGACACAAAAGGAACGGTTCGGGATCCACGTGGATTTGCCTCAAGCAAGAAAACTTCCCCACTAGCTGTTATGGCATATTGGCAATTCATGAGCCCACAAACATTTAACCTCCTCGCCAACTTTGCAGTCCATGACCTGATTGTGTCCAAACATGATGGAGAAACAGTTTTTGTGGGAATCATGCAAGCTGAATCACCTGAATGGACACCAGCTTGCTCAATGTGCTCCATTATTCCACCAATTACAACATTGCCGTGTGAGTCAGCAAGTGCGTCAACATCAATTTCTATAGCATCAGATAAATATTTGTCAATTAAAACAGGACGTTCTGGATCCACCTCCACAGCTGTTTCAAGGTATCTCACCAGCTTGTCATCACTGTAAACAATCTCCATCGCTCGGCCACCCAATACATAGGACGGTCTGACAACCACTGGGTACCCTATATCTGCTGCAATAGCAAGAGCATCTTGTTCACTCTTGGCAATGCCCCCTTTTGGCTGCTCAATCTGCAATTCCTCACTGATAGCATTGAATCTCTCCCTGTCCTCAGCAGCATCAATGGAATCAGGTGACGTACCCCAAATACCAACATATCCAGCACCACTTTTGCATTTTGGCTTCTGCTCGTCTAAGTATTGCTGAATTGGAAGAGCCAGCTTCAACGGTGTTTGACCTCCAAACTGCACAATTATCCCATCAGGCCCCTCCAAATCTATTATGTTGAGAACATCTTCAACTGTCAGTGGTTCAAAATAGAGACGATCACTTGTATCATAATCTGTAGATACTGTTTCAGGATTCGAATTCATCATGATTGTCTCATAGCCTGCATCCTGAAATTGACCAACAAAATACTATTAATATGTGTAAACATAAGAACAACAAGGTAACTTGAAGATTAGTACTTGCAGGTACAGttaatactaaaaaaaaaaattaacaaaaaccaATAAAAATTCTTCTCAGAATTCTAAGATTATGATTAtgttctgctctgcaatctttTCACTCAGTCTTTTCGTTGGTATGCACAAGCTCTATCCTTTCTTCTCCATTAATGAATTAGTACTTAAGGTGATTAAGATGAAGCAGGAAAAATATGAGCTTCTTTTTTGCCCATTTACAGCTCTGATGCAAGTACAATAACCTACTTACAGTTGGACAGCACTACCGTACTTTTAGACGACTAAGTAACCACTGTGAGACTTGAAACCAGGTTTCTTCCTCCAAAGGCTTCAAGCTTTAGTTGGTTTTACTACTAGACCAAGGCCTCATTGGCTGACGAAGTTCAAGCTTCAGAATGTTTCAATTGCAGGACTAAAATGTCAGATCCACAACAATTATCTTATTTATAGATCTGTCTATGTTCTGATGTTGGATAAAAGCATTACACTAATATCAAAAGATTCAAACTACAAAAAGCATCTGAAAATTAAGAAAGGTCTAAGTGATAGACACAAACATGGGAATCCCCAAAATCGAGGATGTGGGCCATCATTCAGTTTGTGTTTGTCATATAAGACGTATATCGCTTAGACTAGGATTTTCcatattaaaatttgaaaattggcAAAAACACAGCACAAGAATTACTAATAAATTGCTAGTATCAATGTCACGTAATTAATGACCCAAGCAACATATGTACTGTCTTTTACATGCATGGTATTTATATAAAGCACAGTCAGCAGAGCAGGAAGACCATGAAGTCCAGGTATCACAGCCGTAGGAGTTCAGAACAAAATAATTGAGAAGCAAAAGAGGCAAAAATGGCCCTTAAGCTACAGAAGAAAGAGCATACCTGGAGGGCAAATGATGTATGGCAGCAGCAGTAATCAAATTCAATCCCTTGACCAATCCGATTTGGTCCACCACCTAAAATCAGAACCTTTTTTCTTTGGGTGGGAGCTGATTCACACTCAAAGTCATACGATGAGTACATGTAAGGAGTATTAGCCTCAAATTCGGCAGCACATGTATCAACTCGCTTATATGCTGGTTTAACACCCAATGATAACCGCTTTAACCGAACTTCTTTCTCTGTGGTTTTTGTAGCAAAAGCTATCTGTTTATCACTGAAACCTCTCTTTTTCACTTCATAGAGGTCATCCTTTGTTAAATCAGACAACTTCTGAGACAAAAGATATTGTTCCACATCTACAAGCTCCTTCAGCTGAGTCAAGAACCACTTGTCAATGTAACTCAGCTCATGGATGTCATTCACCTTCATTCCCCTCTTCATTGCTGCATAAATAGTGTGGATGCGGTCTGGACTAGGGACTCTGAGGCTGTACCTCAGGCGATCCCAATCCCAATCCAATTCCTTGATTTGTGAGCAACCCCACCCAGGGTAGCCACACTCAAGTGAACGAACAGCCTTCTGAAAGGATTCTTGGAATGTCCGACCAACAGCCATTGATTCACCAACAGACTTCATTTGGGTTGTTAGAATAGGCTCCGAGCCTGGGAACTTCTCAAATGCAAAACGGGGTATCTGCATGTTCAACACCATTTtccaggaaaaagaaaaatgtcaCATCCATAACAAGACATGAAAAAATGCCAAGACAGTAATTTGATTATAGCTAGAACAAAAAGAATGCCGACCTGAAGATAGTGAAAATAGTAAAGGCAACATACAGAATGCTATCTTGATTCAGAGAAAATGCCAAGGATTAAGTCCCAGGTTGACACTTATAAAATTTGTAGTACAGGAGGTATTATATGCTACTAGACATTCTGACCATATAAGAGTAaacttttaataaattgtcatacTCAAAGTAAATGCTGGCTGCAATATTCTTCTGATAACCCCCActcacccccccccccccccggggggCCCTTATCCATCTCCTTTTTCTAAGCCATactatttcttttccttctatTGGTAGGGTTGAGGAAGTGGAGGAAGACATAACACTCTAAAGTGGAGGAAAAGATGGCTTGTTTCCTTAAGGTATCTACTGTAGCAACACAGAACACTTTAAAGGGAGGATAATGGTagatcaaatatttcaaaaaacgCTCACAAAGCCCTTGAATTTCATAGCCTGCATAAAGCAATTTAGAGAGGCTTTCAGATGCACCCTAAAGATCACAACGAAAGGTGACTATTAGCTTTGCTAAAATTAACAGATGTAGATAGCCATATATAGAAATATATGAAGAATAGACTAATATCAGTGGAAACTTAACTTGCAAATCCACATCGCTTAAAGCTGATTTGGGCAACATaaactttcatgcaaaacaTCTGTCGCAGCTATCTCCCAATTAGGACTGGTGAAAATTGTGACATAACATACTTCTCTGCCTGATAACCAAAGAAGTAAAGCAGAGCTACATATCCCACCTCATTTAGAATccctaattttcttactttgcAGGGGATTAAAGACAGATAAAATGGTTCATGGACAGTGGTTTtgttttctctgtttttgttggAAGATGATAACTATGTAATATTTCGCAAAGTTCAAATATTTGTAGTGCCAAGGAAAAAATTATAGGATGAGGTTGAAAGATGCTAGTTTGCAAACACTTGGTTTTGACTAAGGAATTTTGCTCCAAGACACAACACGCAACATTGTATATGTAGATAAAGCAATTTCGATCCAgtgaaaagaaacaagaaaagatcTCACATCCATTTAGTTAATGAAGTTCACGCATTTTTCTTAAAGGAGCAGCCAATATTAAAATATCCAAGCCTATAAGAAGGGAtaccaaaaaaacaaagagcACCTAATGGTAGACTAAAATATGATTTGCTAGTATTTAAATAATAAGAGAAGACAATGACAGGATTTTAATATATCAAAGCATGGCCAAAGTGATATTTATCTCACAACGAGCAACACTTGGAATATTCCAATAAATTGGTAGCAACAGGTCATTGTCTTTAGCGTAACACAACTTAAGTTACCACTCTCAAGTACCTTTTTTAATCTATTTGGATCATCTAGAAGATCAAAACTGTCTAATGTGATGAACTTGAAAGGATTAAGGATGACTGCCTTCTCAATCACCAACAGTTAATATCGAGGTTACTGTACTAACTAAGAAATTTATGAAATGAGACCATATATTCCCGTCTAGAAAACAATGCTCATCAATAAGTCCACAAAAAGCCTGTAAAAACAAAAGGCATGGCAATAGGAAGAATAGGAATATCAACTATTAGTTCATGGTCACTTGATCTCACGACATTGCAAATAAATTTGAGGAAGAAACAAAAATATTCAAAGAAAAATATAACCAAACTGCTTATGACCGATGGAATTTCATAATAATATGAATCCTTAGTAAGTTACCGAAAGTTCCGAATCAAATTTTAAAGAATCTTGCATGTGTAACAGCAGAGTCAAAATTTTGGATAATGGAATGAAAACTTACCTTGGTAACCACATAATCTATAGAAGGTTCAAAACTAGCGGGTGTTTTCTTAGTGATGTCATTAGGAATCTGATCCAAGGAGTAACCAACCGAAAGTTTAGCAGCCATCTTTGCTATGGGAAAACCAGTAGCTTTGGAAGCTAAAGCTGAAGACCTTGAAACTCTAGGATTCATCTCAATCACCATTACCTCTCCATCTTCAGGATTGACGGCAAACTGAACATTTGAACCACCACATTCAACCCCAATTTCCCTGATAATAGCAATAGAGTAATCCCTAAGCCGCTGGTACTCTTTGTCTGTCAAAGTCTGTGCTGGAGCTACAGTGATAGAGTCCCCAGTATGGACTCCCATTGGGTCAATATTCTCAATTGAACAGATAATAACGACATTATCTGCCAAGTCTCTCATAACTTCAAGCTCATATTCTTTCCATCCCAAAAGGGACTTCTCCACCAAAACCTGAGAAGTCAAGCTAGCTGCAAGCCCCGACTTGCATATTGCCTCAAACTCCTCCCTGTTATAAGCAATACCACCTCCAGTTCCTCCCAGTGTAAAAGCTGGTCGAATAATCAATGGAAACTCCCCAATAGAATTTGCTATCTCAAAACACTCCTCCATAGTAGTCCCAATCCCCGAAGGAGGAGTCTT
It contains:
- the LOC113748685 gene encoding uncharacterized protein LOC113748685; amino-acid sequence: MEFKLSQSSLPRTLVVIRSSVLVKVSRKVSNHKNFHLHAQRWRCQIRGMSSKGRHSMLKHVVKEGETLTSISKLYGVAIYEIAAANKDIVDVDLVFEGQHLNIPLSTAVPLQMQKSERALSSDSSLDGRAPRLELYRSCLNQKMFSFLSVHNLSYAKTTGYFLVLVPLIAFCIRCIIGALCNRVAGDMKHNVNESEEHHRGSKRIRWKFALQDLKDPDALDTGTRPDYDYTSEDEDQVNTKDLSQDYSELERDYERFLSECGISKWGYWRGGSPT
- the LOC113749337 gene encoding carbamoyl-phosphate synthase large chain, chloroplastic, which gives rise to MAYCVNHCENVSLKLISSSSQPYSFNSTKNHLSNSNLFKLFFNATKPATRRSVISHLNSQCRPLFLHSAKLNWRVKVNSIRCEKGAVCDSNGSMNGGAFGSQKVGKRADIKKILILGAGPIVIGQACEFDYSGTQACKALREEGYEVILINSNPATIMTDPEMADRTYIEPMTPELVEQVLEKERPDALLPTMGGQTALNLAVALAESGVLDKYGIELIGAKLEAIKKAEDRDLFKQAMKNIGLKTPPSGIGTTMEECFEIANSIGEFPLIIRPAFTLGGTGGGIAYNREEFEAICKSGLAASLTSQVLVEKSLLGWKEYELEVMRDLADNVVIICSIENIDPMGVHTGDSITVAPAQTLTDKEYQRLRDYSIAIIREIGVECGGSNVQFAVNPEDGEVMVIEMNPRVSRSSALASKATGFPIAKMAAKLSVGYSLDQIPNDITKKTPASFEPSIDYVVTKIPRFAFEKFPGSEPILTTQMKSVGESMAVGRTFQESFQKAVRSLECGYPGWGCSQIKELDWDWDRLRYSLRVPSPDRIHTIYAAMKRGMKVNDIHELSYIDKWFLTQLKELVDVEQYLLSQKLSDLTKDDLYEVKKRGFSDKQIAFATKTTEKEVRLKRLSLGVKPAYKRVDTCAAEFEANTPYMYSSYDFECESAPTQRKKVLILGGGPNRIGQGIEFDYCCCHTSFALQDAGYETIMMNSNPETVSTDYDTSDRLYFEPLTVEDVLNIIDLEGPDGIIVQFGGQTPLKLALPIQQYLDEQKPKCKSGAGYVGIWGTSPDSIDAAEDRERFNAISEELQIEQPKGGIAKSEQDALAIAADIGYPVVVRPSYVLGGRAMEIVYSDDKLVRYLETAVEVDPERPVLIDKYLSDAIEIDVDALADSHGNVVIGGIMEHIEQAGVHSGDSACMIPTKTVSPSCLDTIRSWTAKLARRLNVCGLMNCQYAITASGEVFLLEANPRGSRTVPFVSKAIGHPLAKYASLVMSGKSLHELQFTREVIPRHVSVKEVVLPFEKFQGCDVLLGPEMRSTGEVMGIYFESSIAFAKAQIAAGQKLPLSGTLFLSLNDLTKPQIPTIAQAFLALGFNIVATSGTAHVLELEGIPVERVLKMHEGRPHAGDMIANGQIQLIVITSSSDDLDQIDGRKLRRMALAYKIPTITTVAGALATAEAIKSLKCNKIEMSALQDYFDSEKKAGSHQNMQSASSTVVVE